The genome window CCCGCACACCCACCTCGGGGGTGTCGGGGCGAGACGGCGCCTTCGCGAGGCAGAGTATCCGCCCGGCCGCGTTCGATACGATGAGATCCGTAAAGGTGCCGCCCACATCGACCCCGATGCGGTAGCGCTCTGCCATAGGGTGTTCCTTTCGCCGGCCGTTACTTTTTCGCGTATCCCACGCTCTGGAGCGCTTCCTCGATCTCGGGGAGGATGGCGGGATCGTCGATCGTGGCGGGTATCTTGTATTCCTTGCCGTCGGCGATCTCGCGCATGGTCCCGCGGAGGATTTTCCCCGAGCGGGTCTTGGGCAGGCGCTTGACGACGGTGGCCTGCTTGAACGAGGCGACCGGGCCGATCCGCTCGCGGACCATCTGGACAACTTCCCGGCAGATCTCATCATTCGCGCGGTCCACGCCCGCCTTCAGGACGAGGAAGCCGAGGGGGACTTCTCCCTTGAGGTCATCGTGGACGCCCATGACGGCGCACTCGGCCACATCGGCATGGGACGATAGCACTTCTTCCATCGCGCCGGTGGAGAGGCGGTGGCCGGCGACGTTGATGATGTCATCGGTGCGGGACATGACGAAGACGTAGCCGTCCTCGTCAATGTAGCCGGCGTCCCCCGTCTTGTAGTAGCCGGGGAATTCGCTGAGGTAGGACGCCTGATAGCGGGCGTCCGCGTTCCACAGGGTGGGCAGCGTTCCGGGCGGAAGGGGAAGCTTCAACACGAGGGCGCCCATTTCCCCGGCGCCGACCGTCTGGTTGTCGGGCCCCACGGCGCGGAGGTCATAGCCCGGCACGGGCTTGGTCGGCGAGCCGTACTTGATAGGAAGCGTCTCGATGCCGACGCAGTTGGCGAGCACGGGCCAGCCGGTCTCGGTCTGCCAGTAGTGATCGATGACGGGTTTTTGGATGTGCCGCTCGGCCCACTGGATGGTGTCGGGGTCGGAGCGCTCGCCCGCGAGAAAGAGGGTGCGGAAGCCGCGGATGTCGTGGTTTTTCATGAGCCCGGCGTTCGGGTCGTCGCGCTTGATGGCGCGGAAGGCGGTCGGCGCGGTGAAGAGCACTTTGACGCCGTGCTCGGCGATGACGCGCCAGTAAACACCGGCGTCCGGGGTGCCGACGGGCTTTCCCTCGAAAAGGATCGTCGTGCACCCGTGGAAGAGGGGGGCGTAGACGATGTAGGAGTGGCCCACGACCCAGCCCACGTCCGAGGCCGCCCAGTAGACCTCGCCCGGCTCGACCCCGTAGACGTTCTTCATGCTCCATTTCAGGGCGACCATGTGGCCGCCGTTGTCGCGCACCACGCCCTTGGGCTCGCCGGTCGTTCCCGAGGTGTAGAGGATGTAGAGCGGATCGGTCGCCGCGACGGGAACGCAGTCCACCGGCGGGGCGTCCTTGACGGCGTCCTGCCAGTCGATGTCCCGGCCCGCGATCATCTCCGCCTCGGCCTGGGGCCGCTGGAGGATGATGCACTTTTCCGGCTTCGAATCGGCGAGGCGGATGGCCTCATCGAGAAGGGGCTTGTATTTGATGACGCCACTCGGCTCGATACCGCACGAGGCGGCGACGATGAGTTTCGGCTTGGCGTCGTTGAGGCGGGTGGCCAGCTCGTTGGGCGCGAAGCCGCCGAAGACGACCGAGTGCACTGCGCCGATGCGGGCGCAGGCCAGCATGGCGATAGCCGCCTCGGGCACCATCGGCATGTAGAGGATGACGCGGTCGCCCTTGTTCACCCCCTGGGCGCGGAGGGCGCCGGCGAAAACGGACACCTCGTCGCGCAGCTCGCGGTAGGTGTATTTTTTCTGGCTTCCGGTGACGGGGCTGTCGTAGATGAGCGCCAGCTGATTGGCCCGGCCGTTCTCCACGTGGAGGTCGAGCGCGTTGTAGCAGGTGTTCACCTCGCCGCCGACGAACCAGCGGTAGAAGGGCGGGGTCGTGTCGTCGAGTACTTTGTCCCATCTCTTGTACCAGTGGATGTCCTCGGCGGCCTCTCCCCAGAAGCCCTCCGGGTCGGTGATCGATCGTCGGTGGATTTCGTCGAACCGGCTGGCCATCTTCGCTCTCCCTCAAAGCAGATGGAGTCGCTGAACGGAACCGGCGCCCCGCCGTCTCACCGGAGGGCGGCAGCCGGATACCCCGCTTTCATGCGTGAATGGGCCCCATTTTAGGAGAAAACGGGATTCTTTGAAAGCGGAGCGAAACCCTTGCGCCGCGGGAAGCCTCCGCCCCCCGCGGGGGGAGGGGGGTGAAGGATTGCGCATTTTTATCGAAAGGCGCGAGGCGGCGGCTCTCCGCCGTTTCGCCGTGATGGGCCTCATGGGCGGGATGGTGGAGGCGGGAGGGAAAATTGATATGCGAATTAGATAAATAAATATAAATTGTGCAAGAATCGTAAGGGTCAAGCCAGGGTTCCTCCGGCGGCGAATGGGTTTCGGATGCCGCGGCGAGCCGCCGGAGCGTGCTGCAACTTGGCGGCGTCCGAAAGAGGGGCGGCACCTACATCGGGCCGAGGGGCCCGGGGAGGCATTGAGAAATGCAGTGGACAGTCGGGAAGAGAGTCTGGGCGCTGGCCGTCTCGCTGGTTTTTATCCTGGCCGTGATTTTTGCGCTCACCTATTTCGGGATTGACGACCTGGGCCGAACGGCTTTGGCGCAAATTCAAAAATCGAAAGAGGCGCCTTCCCGTTACGTCGAAGCGGTCCACAAGAATTCCATTGAGAGCGTTTCGCATCTCCGGGGCTGGCTGATCGAGAACGATCCCGCCCACAGGAAAATGAGGAAGGAAGTCTGGGACGATCTCAAGAAAAATTGGTCGCTGGCAAAACTTCGAATCCGCCCGCATTGGGACAAGGAAGAGTTCGCGCTTTTGCTGGAAGAGTCGGGGCGGCTCGTGCAGGTTTTCTACGAAATTCAAAATGAGATAGAGAGCGCCGGCAAGGGGGCCGCGCGCGTCGGGCCGGTGGTCGCAATGCTCACGCAAAGCCTGGGCCGGCTGGGGCGCATCTTTCAGAGGCTCGAGATCGGCGATCAGGCGATCATCGGTCACCGTGTCCGCTTTGTGAAAAACATCTCTGTCCTTCTGCTCGCGGCCGGCCTTTTTCTCGCCCTCGTGATGGCATACCTGGTCGTCCGGGGGCTGGTCCGCGTCCTGCGGTACAACGCCGAGGAGCTGGATTCCCTGTCGATGCAGATCGCCGCCGCCGCGGCGCAGCTTTCTGCGTCGAGCGCGTCCTTCTCGAAGGGCGCCACCGAGCAGGCCAACAGCCTGGAGGAGACATCCACCAGCCTGGAGGAGATCTCCGCCATGAGCCAGGAGAACGCCAATCTGGCCACCGGGGGAAAGCAGACCATGGACGAAATGATGATGGCGATGAGCGAGATCGACAGCTCCTCGCAGAAGATCAACACCATCATCAAGACGATCGACGGCATCGCCTTTCAGACGAACCTTCTCGCCCTGAACGCGGCCGTCGAGGCGGCCCGCGCGGGCGAGCACGGCAAGGGATTCGCCGTGGTGGCCGACGAGGTGCGGAATCTCGCCCAAAGGAGCGCGTCGGCCGCGAAGGATACGGCGGGCCTGATCGAGGAGAATGTCGAGAAAAGCAAAAGGGGGGCGGAGCTGGCCGGAAAGTGCGGAGATGCGCTTGCCAACATTCTCAACGGCTCGAAAGAGGTTGCAACCGGGGTGGAGCAAATCAGCTCGGCGGTGATTCAGATGGATCAGACGACGCAGAGCAACGCGTCGTCCGCGGAGAAGACGGCGGCCTCGAGCGGGAAGCTCAACAGCCATGCCGATTCGATGGAGAGGGCCGTGAGCGTGCTGCTGGGGCTGGTCGGTGCAGGGGCCGGCGAGGGAGGGGAAGACGAACGAGCGCCCGCCCCCCCGCGCCGCTCGCTCCTCCCCTGGAGGAGGAGCGCGAAGAAGAAGAAGGACCGCGCGCGCGAGGAGGGAAAGACCCGGAAAAAGCGCCCGGAGCGAGAACCGGTGGCGGATTGGGCGGAGGCGGAGATGCCCGTCAACGGTGGCGCCGTCCCGCAGGCCGCCGGGCGGGTCTCCTCCGGGGCGGGTAAGGAGGAGGATTTCAGCATGTTCTAGCACTTCGGTGCGCTATGCCGCCCGCCTGGAGATTTTTTCAACGGCGGGCGGTTTTTTTTCGGCCGTTTCCTTTCTTTCCAAACCCCCCCCGATGCCGTAGAGTGAAAAACCCGTCAGATTTCCTGGAAATCGGACCCGGCCCGTTCGCCGGGCCAGGAGGCGGGAGTCCCGGCGCATGGGGTGTTCGGCTCTTGGGCCGCTTCCCCGTCCAGGACCGTCCGAATCCCTCTGCGTGCAATGAGAAAAATGACGCCAAAAGACACTTATCGCATCGGCATCGATACGGGCGGGACCTTCACGGATGTGATCGCCGTCCGCGCCTCCGACGGCGCGGTTTTCTCGTCCAAAGTCCCCTCTACCCCGCAGGATCCTTCCCGGGCGCTGGCCGGCGCCATCGACAAGATCCTGGAGGCGACGGGCGCTTCTGCCGATCAGGTTGCGGCGCTCGTTCACGGCACCACGGTGGCGACCAACGCGCTGCTCGAGCGCGAGGAGCACAACATGGGGCTTCTCGTGAACGAGGGCTTCCGCTTTCTTCTCGAGATTGCCCGCCAGAGCGTTCCCGACGGATACGGCAACTCCTTTTTCTGGGTAAAGCCCCCCCGGCTGGTTCCGGCCCACCGCGTTCTCGAGGCGGGCGGGCGGATGGACTTCCGGGGCGAGGAGCTTCAGCCCCTCGACGAGGAAGCCGTCCGTGCGGCGGCCACGAAATTCCGCGCGATGGAGATCGAAACGATCGGGGTCTGCCTGCTTCATTCCTATGTCAATCCCGCCCACGAGCTGCGGGTGCGCGAGATTTTTGCCGAGGCGTATCCCGATTGCCACCTCTCGCTCTCCTGCGAGGTGCTGCCCGAGTACCAGGAGTATGAGCGGGCGCTCACCACCTTGATGGACGCTGCCTGCAAGCCGGTGATCAAGAGCTACATCGCCCGCGCCGCCGCGCTTGTGGCCGAGCGCCTGGGCGAGCGCACGCCGTTTTTGGTGATGAAATCCAACGGCGGGGGGATGAGCGGCAAAGCGGCGGTGGAGAGGCCCCTGACGACGGCACTCTCGGGGCCGGCCGGTGGGGTGCTGGCGGGCGCCGCCCTCGCGGGCGCGGCCGGGCTCCGGCGGGTGATCACCTTCGATGCGGGAGGTACCTCGACCGATGTCTCCGTTGTCGAGAACGGGGCGCCCCGCTATACGACCGGGGCGAAGCTGGGCCACTACCCCGTCAAGGTTCCCATGATCGACATCGAGACGGTCGGCACGGGCGGCGGCTCCATCGCCTGGGTCAGCTCCGAGGGAAGGCTTCGCGTCGGACCGCGGAGCGCGGGCGCAGAGCCCGGTCCGATGTGCTACGCGAAGGGAGGGAACGAGCCCACCGTGACGGACGCCCAACTGTATCTGGGGCGGATGCCGGATCGGCTGGTGGGCGGCGGCCTTGTCCTCGAAAAGCAAAGGGCGGATGAGGGCATCCTCCGCCTCGCAGGCGCGCTCAACCTTCCGCCCGAGGAAGCGGCGCGCGGCGTTCTCGAGGTTGCCGCCTGGAACCAGGCGCTGGCGATACGCCGGATGACCGTCAACCGGGGGAAGGACCCGCGCGACTACGCCCTCGTGGCCTTCGGGGGGGCGGGACCGCTCATGGCGGCGGACATCGCCGGGGTGCTCGGGGTGCGCGAGGTGCTGGTGCCGCCCCAGCCGGGCTGCGGGAGCGCCGCCGGTCTCGCCGAGGTGGACCTGCGGAACGATTACGTGCGGACGCGGATCGCGCGCCTCGATGAGGTTCCCCCGGAGGAGGCCGAGTCCGCTTTCCTGGAGATGGAGTGGGAGGCGCAGGCCGATTTCGCCAGAGAGGATGTCCCCGAGAATTCGCAGATGCTGCTCCGCTCGGCCGACATGCGGTATTTCGGCGAGGGCCAGGAGATGAACATCACGCTGCCGGGGAACGGCGGCTTCGCCAAATCCCTCGAGGCGGCGGTGACGGCCTTCCATGAGGCCTACCGGTTCGAGTTCGGATTCAACTACAAGGGCCGCGTACCGGTTGAGCTGGTGAATCTCAGGCTGACCGCGGCGGGGAAGATCAGGTGCGCGGAGCGGCAGAAATATCCGGCCGGCCAGGGCGCCGATCGGGCCCGCAAGGGGGAGCGGCCGGTCTATTTCCCGGAGGATGGCTTCCGGCCCACCGCCTTCTACGACCGGATGTTGCTGGGCGGGGGCGACGCCTTCGAGGGGCCGGCCATCGTCGAGGATTTCGGATCGACGACGGTGGTGCCGCCGGGCGGAAGGTGCGAGGTGGACGAATGGGGGAACCTGCGGATCGCCCTTCCTGCCGCGGAGGAGAAGGCGGAGAGCGCCTCGCCGGGGGCGAGCCCTGTTGTGCAGGAGATCGTCGAGGGCGCCCTCTACGCCGCCGAGCGTGAGATGGAGGATTTGGTCGAGCGCACGGCGCGCTCCCCGCTCATCCGCGACATGCACGACTACCGGGTCGGCCTCTTCGACCGGGAAGGGAACAAGCTGACGGGCCGCTCCTACTCGGCGGTGGTGGGCCCGGTGCTGAAAAACTGGCCGATCGGGGAGATTCACGAGGGCGATGTCTTTCTCTGGAACGATGTTTATCTCGCCGAGGGCGGCATCGGCCATCTGCCGGATTTGTGCTCGTGCGTTCCCATCTTCCACCGCGGCGAGCTGGCGGCCTTCGCGCTGGCCTTCGGCCACCACGACGACATCGGCGGAATGGTGCCGGGGAGTCTGCCCACCAACGCGACGGAGATCTTCCAGGAAGGGCTCCTCGTGCCCCCCATCAAGCTTTACGAAAAAGGGGTCCGGAACGAGGCGGCCTACCAGATCATCTTCCGGAACAGTCGCCTGTCCGAGCACCTGCAGGCCGACATCGACGCCGAGATCGGCGCCTGCCGCGCGGGCGGGGCGCGCATGGTGGAACTGCTCGACCGGTTCGGGCAAGAGACGGTCTTCGCGTGTTTCGCGGCGCTGCTCGATAAGTGCGAGAACACCATTCGCGAGGAGCTGCTCTCGAAGATCGAGGACGGCACCTACGAATGGGAGGACTACATCGAGAGCGACGGCGTGGAGAAGGACAAGCTCCACGCCCTCAAGCTGCGGATGACGAAAAAAGAGGGCCGCCTCATCCTCGACTTTTCCGGCACCTCGCCCCAGGCCAAGGGGCCCATCAACTGGCCGGGCAACTACGCGGACGGGGCGTTCCTGAAGAAATGGATCGGGCCCATCCTCCGCAATCTGGCCGACAGCTACGATCGGATGTTCGAGGTGGACATCAACGAGGGGATCTGCCGCCTCATTGACGTGAAGTTCCCGCCGCCGGGCACCCTGATCACCCCCGAGTTCCCGGCCCCGACGAACATGCGCACCTTCACCATCTTGCGCCTTCTGAGCCTGTTCTGCGGCGTGCTGGGCCTCGCCACGCGCGGCAAGATGCCCGCCGATCAGGAGACGATCCGCTACTGGGGCCTCCACGGCCGCGACGCGGACGGGAAGTTCTTCCTCTTCCGCGAAATTCTGGGCGGAGGCTCGGGCGGAAGGGAGTGGGGCGACGGGGTGGACTGCATCCACGTGGTGCCGAACAGCCGAAACCTTCCCGTCGAATTCAGCGAGAGCCGCTTCCCGGTGCGGATCGAGCGCCTGGGTCTTGCCGAGGACTCGGGCGGGCCGGGAAACCGGCGGGGCGGCCTTGGCTACTTCAAGGAGGTGCGCGTGCTGTGCGAGTGCGAGGCCCTGAGCAACGCGGACCGCTCGGTGCTCTCCCCCTGGGGGGTGAACGGCGGCCGCGCGGGGGGGCGCTACAGCGTAACCATCAATCCGGGAACGCCCGTCGAGAAGGAAGTGCCCGCCCTCAGCAACCGGATCCAGGTGCACGAGGGTGACCTGATCCGCGTGGTGACGACCGGGGGGGGCGGATGGGGCGATCCGGCCGCCCGTGAGCCCCAGCGGGTGCGCGAGGATGTCCTCCAGGGCAAGGTGAGCGCCGAGAGCGCCATGCGCCACTACGGGGTGATTTTCAAGAATCAGGAAGATTTCGAGCTGGACGGGGAGGGAACCGTCGCCTTTCGCCAGATGATGGTGTCGAGAAGAAAGAAGATTGGCTTTTTCGATCGGGGGCCGGGCTTCGACGCGCTCCGCGAGGCGTCGAACAGGAAGGAGAAAAAACGGAAACCTGTTCCGGGGAAGCCGCGCTAGCCGCCCTCGGCGGAGAGAAGGAGTTTCAGGATGAAAATGATCGACTTGAGCATGGAGATTTACAGGGGAATGCCGATCTACCCGGATCTGCCGGGTCCGAGCCTGGCCGTGGACGAGGATTGGGACACGGTGGCGCGGCGGACCGGCTCGATCAACTACGGGGCCCCCATCGTGACGAATCACTGCGTTATTTTCATGAGCGATCACACCGGGACGCACATCGACTCGCCCTGGCACAACAACCCCGAGGGGTTCGCCACCGAGCGGATCCCGCTGGAGTGGACCTTCTCGGATGGCGTGGTGCTTGATTTCACCGGCAAGGAAAGCGGCTACGAGATCATGGCGGCGGACATCGAGGCCGCCCTCAAGAAGATCGGCTATGCCCTCAAGCCCCTCGACATCGTCCTGATCCGCACCGATGCGAGCCGCGGCTGGGAGACGAACGAGCACTACACCCGCGATCAGCCGGGCATGAGCGCCGAGGCGACCCACTACCTGATCGACAGCGGGGTGCGCGTGATGGGGATTGACGCCAGCGGCTGGGATGTCCCCATCTGGAAGATG of bacterium contains these proteins:
- a CDS encoding cyclase family protein — translated: MKMIDLSMEIYRGMPIYPDLPGPSLAVDEDWDTVARRTGSINYGAPIVTNHCVIFMSDHTGTHIDSPWHNNPEGFATERIPLEWTFSDGVVLDFTGKESGYEIMAADIEAALKKIGYALKPLDIVLIRTDASRGWETNEHYTRDQPGMSAEATHYLIDSGVRVMGIDASGWDVPIWKMHETRRYWEAHRVMLEKDYCHIENLINLHLIPRPFGFKLSVMPIKFRGISGSPIRAVAMMDG
- a CDS encoding methyl-accepting chemotaxis protein — protein: MQWTVGKRVWALAVSLVFILAVIFALTYFGIDDLGRTALAQIQKSKEAPSRYVEAVHKNSIESVSHLRGWLIENDPAHRKMRKEVWDDLKKNWSLAKLRIRPHWDKEEFALLLEESGRLVQVFYEIQNEIESAGKGAARVGPVVAMLTQSLGRLGRIFQRLEIGDQAIIGHRVRFVKNISVLLLAAGLFLALVMAYLVVRGLVRVLRYNAEELDSLSMQIAAAAAQLSASSASFSKGATEQANSLEETSTSLEEISAMSQENANLATGGKQTMDEMMMAMSEIDSSSQKINTIIKTIDGIAFQTNLLALNAAVEAARAGEHGKGFAVVADEVRNLAQRSASAAKDTAGLIEENVEKSKRGAELAGKCGDALANILNGSKEVATGVEQISSAVIQMDQTTQSNASSAEKTAASSGKLNSHADSMERAVSVLLGLVGAGAGEGGEDERAPAPPRRSLLPWRRSAKKKKDRAREEGKTRKKRPEREPVADWAEAEMPVNGGAVPQAAGRVSSGAGKEEDFSMF
- a CDS encoding propionyl-CoA synthetase; amino-acid sequence: MASRFDEIHRRSITDPEGFWGEAAEDIHWYKRWDKVLDDTTPPFYRWFVGGEVNTCYNALDLHVENGRANQLALIYDSPVTGSQKKYTYRELRDEVSVFAGALRAQGVNKGDRVILYMPMVPEAAIAMLACARIGAVHSVVFGGFAPNELATRLNDAKPKLIVAASCGIEPSGVIKYKPLLDEAIRLADSKPEKCIILQRPQAEAEMIAGRDIDWQDAVKDAPPVDCVPVAATDPLYILYTSGTTGEPKGVVRDNGGHMVALKWSMKNVYGVEPGEVYWAASDVGWVVGHSYIVYAPLFHGCTTILFEGKPVGTPDAGVYWRVIAEHGVKVLFTAPTAFRAIKRDDPNAGLMKNHDIRGFRTLFLAGERSDPDTIQWAERHIQKPVIDHYWQTETGWPVLANCVGIETLPIKYGSPTKPVPGYDLRAVGPDNQTVGAGEMGALVLKLPLPPGTLPTLWNADARYQASYLSEFPGYYKTGDAGYIDEDGYVFVMSRTDDIINVAGHRLSTGAMEEVLSSHADVAECAVMGVHDDLKGEVPLGFLVLKAGVDRANDEICREVVQMVRERIGPVASFKQATVVKRLPKTRSGKILRGTMREIADGKEYKIPATIDDPAILPEIEEALQSVGYAKK
- a CDS encoding hydantoinase B/oxoprolinase family protein, with amino-acid sequence MTPKDTYRIGIDTGGTFTDVIAVRASDGAVFSSKVPSTPQDPSRALAGAIDKILEATGASADQVAALVHGTTVATNALLEREEHNMGLLVNEGFRFLLEIARQSVPDGYGNSFFWVKPPRLVPAHRVLEAGGRMDFRGEELQPLDEEAVRAAATKFRAMEIETIGVCLLHSYVNPAHELRVREIFAEAYPDCHLSLSCEVLPEYQEYERALTTLMDAACKPVIKSYIARAAALVAERLGERTPFLVMKSNGGGMSGKAAVERPLTTALSGPAGGVLAGAALAGAAGLRRVITFDAGGTSTDVSVVENGAPRYTTGAKLGHYPVKVPMIDIETVGTGGGSIAWVSSEGRLRVGPRSAGAEPGPMCYAKGGNEPTVTDAQLYLGRMPDRLVGGGLVLEKQRADEGILRLAGALNLPPEEAARGVLEVAAWNQALAIRRMTVNRGKDPRDYALVAFGGAGPLMAADIAGVLGVREVLVPPQPGCGSAAGLAEVDLRNDYVRTRIARLDEVPPEEAESAFLEMEWEAQADFAREDVPENSQMLLRSADMRYFGEGQEMNITLPGNGGFAKSLEAAVTAFHEAYRFEFGFNYKGRVPVELVNLRLTAAGKIRCAERQKYPAGQGADRARKGERPVYFPEDGFRPTAFYDRMLLGGGDAFEGPAIVEDFGSTTVVPPGGRCEVDEWGNLRIALPAAEEKAESASPGASPVVQEIVEGALYAAEREMEDLVERTARSPLIRDMHDYRVGLFDREGNKLTGRSYSAVVGPVLKNWPIGEIHEGDVFLWNDVYLAEGGIGHLPDLCSCVPIFHRGELAAFALAFGHHDDIGGMVPGSLPTNATEIFQEGLLVPPIKLYEKGVRNEAAYQIIFRNSRLSEHLQADIDAEIGACRAGGARMVELLDRFGQETVFACFAALLDKCENTIREELLSKIEDGTYEWEDYIESDGVEKDKLHALKLRMTKKEGRLILDFSGTSPQAKGPINWPGNYADGAFLKKWIGPILRNLADSYDRMFEVDINEGICRLIDVKFPPPGTLITPEFPAPTNMRTFTILRLLSLFCGVLGLATRGKMPADQETIRYWGLHGRDADGKFFLFREILGGGSGGREWGDGVDCIHVVPNSRNLPVEFSESRFPVRIERLGLAEDSGGPGNRRGGLGYFKEVRVLCECEALSNADRSVLSPWGVNGGRAGGRYSVTINPGTPVEKEVPALSNRIQVHEGDLIRVVTTGGGGWGDPAAREPQRVREDVLQGKVSAESAMRHYGVIFKNQEDFELDGEGTVAFRQMMVSRRKKIGFFDRGPGFDALREASNRKEKKRKPVPGKPR